The sequence CCTCGACGGCGGAGGTCTCACCGCTGGCGACGAGACCGGCGATCTCCGTCGCGGTCATTCTGGTCAGGTCGCTCATGAGGCCACATCCTCGTCCAGGATCCGCGGGACGCGGAACCGCTGCTGGTCGGCGTCCGGCGCGCCCGACAGCGCCTCCTCCGGCGTCAGGCACGGCGTCACCACGTCCTCGCGGAGCACGTTGGTCAGCGGCACCGAGTGGGAGGTCGGCGGGATG comes from Micromonospora purpureochromogenes and encodes:
- the gatC gene encoding Asp-tRNA(Asn)/Glu-tRNA(Gln) amidotransferase subunit GatC — its product is MAAISREEVAHLARLSRLAVTEEELDVFAGQLDVILQSVAQVGEVAAADIPPTSHSVPLTNVLREDVVTPCLTPEEALSGAPDADQQRFRVPRILDEDVAS